A stretch of Linepithema humile isolate Giens D197 chromosome 3, Lhum_UNIL_v1.0, whole genome shotgun sequence DNA encodes these proteins:
- the MFS18 gene encoding voltage-gated purine nucleotide uniporter SLC17A9, with amino-acid sequence MRLQISQGVLPDTVDRISSSWSRKERRKWFLSLLCGTCLIYATRTSLPLLMPIVSKERHWSKPDSGIILSSFFWGYTLTQVASGYISDRIGGHKVLWISALGWSTTTFFMPEIIEFFSSDDSSIFLIVMLRIVNGAFQGMHFPSMISLISQRMHEVERASFFSLLTSGSALGTLLTGSLGSYLLENYNWMTVFRILGGMSLAWTALLSYHILPFKERAASTKSTTNYTLPWFKLLSKPPFWSCVIGHACQNNCFFVLLSWMPTYFHDNFPDVKVWIVNMVPWLSMLPCTFLGKALSEKIIKAGYSVTVTRKTIQTICFITEIGSLLLLTKVESFQSAILCLAFIIGGSGFHNNAIAVNPSDLAPKHSGSVFGLMNTVGAIPGFLGVYFCGYILHVTHSWPVVFLFIAIIDAIGCIIYLLFGSGQAII; translated from the exons ATGCGACTGCAGATCTCGCAGGGTGTCCTACCGGACACGGTTGACAGAATCAGCTCGTCCTGGTCTAG aAAAGAGAGACGAAAATGGTTCCTATCATTGTTATGTGGTACCTGTCTGATATATGCCACACGGACATCTCTTCCTTTACTCATGCCTATTGTTAGCAAGGAAAGACACTGGTCAAAGCCTGACTCTGGTATAATACTGTCAAGTTTTTTCTGGGGATACACATTGACGCAAGTGGCCAGCGGCTATATTAGTGATAGAATTGGTGGACACAAAGTATTATGGATATCTGCTCTGGGTTGGTCAACGACAACTTTCTTTATGCCAGAGatcatagaatttttttcaagtgaTGATTCTTCTATTTTCCTTATTGTAATGTTGAGAATAGTGAATGGAGCATTTCAAg GAATGCATTTTCCTAGCATGATTAGTTTGATCAGCCAACGTATGCACGAAGTGGAACGTGCCTCCTTTTTTAGCTTATTAACATCAGGATCTGCTCTAGGCACGTTACTCACTGGGTCCTTAGGATCATATCTTTTGGAGAATTATAACTGGATGACTGTATTTCGAATATTAG GGGGCATGAGTTTGGCATGGACAGCCTTATTAAGCTACCATATCCTGCCATTCAAGGAAAGAGCAGCTTCTACTAAGTCGACCACTAACTATACTTTGCCTTGGTTCAAGCTTCTGTCAAAACCTCCATTCTG GTCTTGTGTTATTGGACATGCTTGCCAAAATAACTGTTTCTTTGTGTTACTTTCATGGATGCCTACATATTTTCATGACAATTTTCCTGATGTCAAG gTTTGGATTGTAAATATGGTACCATGGTTATCGATGCTACCTTGTACATTCTTGGGAAAAGCTCtgtcagaaaaaataattaaagctgGTTATTCTGTGACTGTGACACGCAAAACAATTCAAACAATCTGTTTTATCACTGAAATTGGGAGTCTTTTGCTGTTga CAAAAGTGGAAAGTTTTCAAAGCGCAATATTGTgtcttgcatttattattggtGGTTCAGGCTTTCACAATAATGCAATCGCTGTGAATCCATCGGATCTTGCACCAAAACATTCTGGCAGTGTATTTGGTCTGATGAATACTGTTGGTGCAATACCTG GTTTCCTCGGCGTATATTTTTGTGGATACATCTTACATGTGACACACAGCTGGCCAgttgttttcttat